Part of the Granulicella cerasi genome is shown below.
GCAGCAGGTCCTTCAACTCATCGACAAATCGCGCGCCATTCTGCTGCGCGTATTGCGTCGCTTTCTCACTCATCACAAACTCCTGAACCACTGGAACTCTGGAATCTCAACTCTGGCAATCTGATGTGCGCGCAGCTTACGACAGCGGCGCAGTCACCACAGGAGCCGCAACCTTCGGACGCTTGTAGAACGGCGTCGGCACCACAACGGCCTTAACCGGCTGATTGCGAATCTCCACAAACACTCCCGTGCCCACCTCAGCGAACTCCACCGGCACATACGCAAGCGCGATGTTCTTCTTGAGGAACGGCGCGGGCGAACCCGAGGTCACTTCGCCAATTACCAGACCCTCCGCCGAGCGCACCGGATACATATCGCGACCGATGCCACGCTCTACCATCTCCAGGCCGACGAGCTTGCGCTTCGGTCCGCCTGCTTCCTGCACCTTCAGCAGAGCGTCGCGGCCGACGAAGTCTGTGCCCTTATCGAGCTTGCAGTAACGACCAAGGTTGGCCTCAAACACATTGATCGTATCCGAGATTTCGTGGCCGTAGAGAGCCATCGCCGACTCCAGACGCAGCGTGTTGCGCGCGCCCAGGCCACACGGCTGAATGCCGAATTCTTTGCCTGCTTCGAGCACCTCCGCCCACACGCGCGAGCTCGTCGGCTCATCGCTCGGCACGTAGATCTCGAAGCCATCCTCGCCGGTGTAGCCGGTGCGCGCGATCAGCGTGTTGTGGCAACCGCAGACCGTGCCCCACGTGAACCAGTAGTTCTTGATCGCCTTCAGGTCGACGCCGGTGAGCTTCTGCAGCGTCTCCATGGCGCGCGGTCCCTGGATCGCGATCTGTGTGTAGTAGTCGCTGACGTCGGTGACGTGCACGCCGCTCATGCCGCCGATCACCGAGCGCACCCACTTCACGTCCTTCTCGCGCGTGCCAGCGTTGATGACGATGAGGTAGTCATTCTCGCCGAGCTTGTGTAGCACCACGTCATCGACGAAGGTGCCGTCGGGCGTGAGCATCGCCGAGTAGTGCGCCTGGCCCGTCTGCAGCTTGCTCGCATCGTTCATCAGCAGCTTCTGCACGGCGGCCAGCGAGTTCGGCCCACGCAGCTGAATGTCGCCCATGTGCGAGACGTCGAAGATGCCCACACGTTCACGCACGGCCATGTGCTCGTCGATCAGGCCCGTGTACTGCACGGGCATGTCCCAGCCGCCGAAGTCCACCATGCGCGCCTTGTGCGCGTGGTGCGTGGCGTGGAGAGAGGTCTTGCGAAGAGGAAGTGCGTTTTCGAGCATGGTTTCCATATCGCTCTTAGTGTATGCGCGGAGAGCCACGCAAGCGATACGGCAACGGAGCGATTATCAGCCGCGACGCTCGCGGCGGCGAGCCCGCACAAAGCTGCTCACCGCAAAGTACGCAAAGAGCGCAAACAGTACGAGGTGTAGCAGGAATTTCACATGGTCCGGCCCGCCATGCAGTGAGCCCCGCAGCTTCCAGGCCCCTTGCGCGATGAACGCCGCGATCACTACGAAGAAGAACCCCGTCACCTCCAGCCAAAGCACGCTGGAGAAGCGACGAATTGGTGCAGCCATGCCCTTCGCAGCACCTTTGCCGCCAGCCATCACGGCGCGCCTGGCCTGCGTCTTCGTCTCGGACACGTGGCGGTGCGCTTCAATCACCTTCTCGACCACAGGCTGCGCCGAGCTACGCACATCTGCGCGAGGATCGGGCGAAGCAGCAGCGTCAGCGGCTTCCATCAGCGACTTCGCCGATGCCCGCACCCCGCGCCCTAACGCCCTTCCAAAGCGAACCTTATCCACGTCCAACAGTGTAGCCGCCCTAGCGCGAGCCGCGCTCGCCGCCGCCTGCGGTCAGCGAGTCATGCTCGGCCTCGACCGCGCCCTTGTTCACACGCATCTTCACCTTCAGCGCAATTGCCTCGGGCGTTTCCTTGTCGAGGTTCAGCCCCGTCGGATCAAACTGCGGCTTCGGCATCTTCATCTTCAGCGACTGCATCGTCTCGAGCAGCACCTTCGACACCGCCACATCGCGATACCACTTATGGTCCGCCGGAATCACGAACCACGGCGCATGTTTCTTCGATGTGTGGCGCAAGATGTCTTCATACGCCTCGACGTATCCGTCCCAGTACAGGCGCTCTGAGAAGTCCGAAGGCGACAGCTTCCAGTGCTTCTCCGGCGTATCGATGCGCGCCTGCAGGCGCTCCGTCTGCTCCTCCTGCGAAATATGCAGGAAGAACTTCAGCACCACCGTGCCGTTCTCGACGAGCATCTGTTCCCAGTCGTTGATCTGCTGCATTCGCTCGCGCGCCGTCTTCTTCGTGATCTGCCCATGCACTCGCGGCGAGAGCACATCCTCATAGTGCGAGCGGTTGAAGATGCCGATGATGCCGCGCGCGGGCACCTGCTGATGGCAGCGCCAGAGGAAGTCATGCCGCTGCTCAATCGGCGTCGGCACCTTGAACGAGGCCACATCGCAGCCCTGCGGGTTTATACCCGAGAAGATGTGGCGAATCGTGCCATCCTTGCCCGCCGTGTCCATGCCCTGCAGCACGACCAGGATCGAATTTTGCTGCGTCGCGTAGAAGATCTCCTGCAGGTCTTCCAGCTGCTTGCGATGCTGCTTCACCACATCGCTGGCGGCGTGCTCATCCTTCACACCCGTGTGAATCTTCGTGCGCAGCGATCCGAGCTTCACCTTGTCATGCGGCTTTACGAGAAACGACGATGCAATCTTCATCTTCACTCCGATGCTCAAACACCGGCCAAAGTTCCAAAGAGCGGGCGATCTTCGGCGGCTTCTGCGCCTTCCGCGAGCATACAAGACTCCTGCCGACGAAACCCCGCGTGTATGCTGGCGTCACCACTTCTCAGGAGTTTTTATGCGCCACCCTCTTCGTACAGCTTTGGCCTTCACCGGCATCGCGCTGAGCCTCATCGCCATGCCGCGCGCCCGCGCTGCAGAACCCGGCAGCGCCAACGCGATCTTCGAGCACGCACGCACCGAAGCCAGCGCCGGACACAAGAACGTGCTGCTCGTCTTCTCAGCTTCGTGGTGTGGTCCCTGCAAGCTCTACGAGCGCTTCCTCGACGATCCGAAGATGAAGGCGATCACCGAGAAGGGCTACGTCGTCGAGCGCATCGATGTCGGCGAGCGCGCCGATGACACCAAACACACCAATACTCCCGGCGGCGAAAAGCTGCGCTCGCAACTCGGCGCCGCAGCCGAACCGGGCTTCCCGTTCCTCATCGTCACCGACGCCGCCGGCAAGCCGCTCGTGAACTCCTACCTGAAGGGCGACAAGAGCAACAACATCGGCTACCCCGTCCTGCCCGCCGAGATCGATTGGTACATCGCGATGCTCCAGCAGACAGCACCGTCGCTTTCACCGCAGGACCTCGCGGACACGCGCGCTTATCTTGAGGGCATCGCCAGGCGCATCCACCACTAGACGCAACAAAGGCACTAGACGCAACAAAGGGCTTCTGCAGATCGCAGAAGCCCTTCGACGTTTCAAGCGATTACTTCTCCTTGCTAGGATCGCCGCCGGGATTCCACTTCGGCACGAAATCACTCGTCGCCAGCCAGCGGATCGGCTCGACGAAAGACTGAATCGCCGCCGTCATGAACGGCAGGTCGAGGTGCGCGATGTCGTCGTTCGGCTGGTGATACGTGGGCACCGTGCCCCAACCCGCAGCCGTATGCGCCACCACGCCCTTTAGCGCCAACTGATAGTTGTCCGACCGCTCGAAGAAGTGCTGCTCCGGGTAAGGATCGGGCCCGACCAGCGCGCCATGCTCCTTCAGCGTCAGGCCAAGGTTCGAGCGGTCGTAGCCGGTGAAGAGCAGCGTCCCCTTCGGCGTCTTGGGGTCCTGGTTGCCGATCATCTCGAACTCGATGTTGGCCACAAGATCCTTCAGCGGCACAGGCGAGTGCGCGCCGAAGTACAGCGAGCCGTACTCGCCCATCTCCTCGCTGCCGTAGCAGACGAAAAGCACGCTGCGACGCAGCTTCGGCCCTGCCGCCAGCGCGTGCGCAAACTCCATTACAGCGGTCGTTCCGGCAGCGTCATCGTTCGCGCCGTTGTAGATCGCGTCGCCATTCACCGGCTTGCCCGTGCCGAGATGGTCCAGATGCGCGGTCAGCAGAATCGTTCCCGCCTTCGGGTCCGAGCCTGGCAGATAGCCGATCGCATTGAAGGTCTCCATCTTCGCCGGGGCCATCTCCTTCGCGCTCAGCGTCACCACCGTGCCTGCAGCCACGCCATCCAGCGCCGCGGACTTCAACGCCAACGCTGCGGCCTGGGCACGCTCGGGCTTCACGCCTTCGAGATGCATCCCGACCTTCGTCTGGCTGCCGAGCACGCCGTACAGCCCCTCGACGCCTTCACCCTGCAGCAACACCGCCGCCGCGCCCGCGCGCCTGGCCGCCGTATACGCGCCGAAGCCCTTGCCAGGATCGCCCGCCACGCCCGTCACCAGCACGATAGAGCCGCGCTCAAACTTCGTCGTCTTCAGCTCCGTGATCGGCACGCGCACGAGCTTGCCGCTCAGGTCGCTGCCTCCGTACACCAGCAGGTCGAAGTCCTTGCCCTCACTCACCGACACACTGCCCGCGCTCAGCGTCGCGTGGCCGTCGAGCCTCGGCGAAATCAGCGTCGCCATCTGCAGATAGCTCGACATGCCCGGCGCGTGCTGCAGCCCGTAGCCCTCAAACTCGCTGGCAACATACGTCGCCGCAATCTGCTCGTCGCGCGTGGCGGAGCCGCGCCCGGCCATCACATCGCTGGCCAGAAACTCCTCATGCGCCTTCACCCACTCGGGCTTCACCGTCCACGCAGCCTGCTGCGCCGTCATCGGCAACGCCATCGCCAACACGCACGCCGCCACACCCCCACGAACCACTCGCTTCATTCCTCGTACTCCTTGGATTCAGCAACATGCTAACGCTTTCGGTCGCGCGGGAAACGAAGTTCCGGCCCCAAAGCGACGAACCGCCCCATTTTTGCGTCTAAAATGGAAGCCATCGATGCGTTTGCGCGTTCGCCAACTCGCTTGCCTCCTCTTCCTCCTCGCCAGCATCACGGCAGCGGCAGGAGACAACAGCCGTCATACGACCGCTGAGTTCGCCCCGCGCTATGTGGCCGTGCTGCAGGAGTTGCACGCCCGCAACCTTCGCATGTTGGCCTCTGCAGGCGAGCCCGACGAAGCTTCCCACGTTCGCCCCACAGCGCTCGACGCCCGCGAGCACGCCGCGCTCGACACAAGCTGGCCCATGATGCCAGCCGCCGCGCACACCAGCGCCATCGTCGCGCGCATCGCGGCCTAAGCGACCACCCCGTCGCACCTCCCTGATTTTCGATTTCCATATCCGCAGTGCGTCTGTGCGTCAGACAGCCTGCCCATCCCGCTAGGACAAACGACCGTGTTCAACAAGACCCTCGCCAAAGTGTTTGGCACCTCCAACGAGCGCGCTGTAAAGCGCCTGATGCCCGTTCTCGCACAGATCAACGGCTACGAAGAGTCGCTCAAGCAGCTCACCGACGAGCAGCTTCGCGGCAAGACTTATGAGTTCCAGCAGCGCATCGAAGCCGCTCGCGCCGGACTCGAAGACGCCGAGCAGATCAAGGCCGCTGAGCAGAAGGCGCTGGACGAGATCATGCCCGAGGCCTTCGCCGTCGTGCGCGAAGGCTCGCGCCGCATCATCGGCATGCGCCACTACGACGTGCAGATGATCGGTGGCATGGTGCTGCACTCCGGCAAGATCGCCGAAATGCGTACCGGTGAAGGTAAGACCCTCGTCGCCACGCTGCCCTGCTACCTGAACGCGCTCGCCGGCAAGGGCGTGCATGTGGTCACGGTGAACGACTACCTCGCCAAGCGCGACGCCGAGTGGATGGGCAAGGTCTACGGCTTCCTCGGGCTGTCCGTAGGTGTGATCACCCACGAGCTCGATGACAACGAGCGCAAGAACGCCTATCAGTGCGACATCACCTACGGCACGAACAACGAGCTCGGCTTCGATTACCTGCGCGACAACATGAAGTTCGAGCTCGGCCAGATGGTGCAGCGCGGACAGTACTACTGCATCGTCGACGAAGTCGACTCCATCCTCATCGATGAAGCGCGTACCCCGCTCATCATCTCCGGCCCGACCGACAAGACGACCGACAAGTACGGGATCGCGAACACGATTATCCCGCAGCTGGAAGAAGGCGAACTCGTCGAGACGCTCGAGACCAAGACCTGGTCCGGCGACTACGTTGTGGACGAAAAGGCACGCGCCGTGACCGTGACCGACGAAGGCTGGGAGAAGGTCGAAAAGCTGCTCGGCATCGGCAACATCGCTGACCCGGAAAACTGGGACATGAAGCACCACGTCGAGACGGCGATCAAGGCTCACTCGCTGTACAAGCGCGACGTCGAATACGTTGTGAAGGACGGCGAAGTCATCATCGTCGACACCTTCACCGGTCGTCTGATGCCGGGTCGCCGCTGGTCCGATGGCCTGCACCAGGCCGTGGAAGCCAAGGAAGGCGTGGAAGTCCGCAAGGAAGACCAGACGCTCGCGACGATCACCTTCCAGAACTACTTCCGCCTCTACGCAAAGCTCTCCGGCATGACCGGTACGGCCGAAACGGAAGCCACCGAGTTCCACTCGATCTACAAGCTCGACATCGTCGTCATCCCGACCAACCGCGGGATGCAGCGCATCGAGCACCCGGACGTCGTCTACCGCACCGCGAAGGAAAAGTACTTCGCCGTCGCCGACGAAATCGAGAAGCTCCACGCCGAGAAGCGCCCTGTGCTGGTCGGCACCACGAGCATCGAAAAGTCGGAATTACTCTCGCAGATCCTGCAGCACAAGGGCGTGCGCCACGTCGTGCTGAACGCGAAGTTCCACGAGAAGGAAGCGGAGATTGTCGCGCAGGCCGGCCGTCTGGGCA
Proteins encoded:
- the gcvT gene encoding glycine cleavage system aminomethyltransferase GcvT, coding for MLENALPLRKTSLHATHHAHKARMVDFGGWDMPVQYTGLIDEHMAVRERVGIFDVSHMGDIQLRGPNSLAAVQKLLMNDASKLQTGQAHYSAMLTPDGTFVDDVVLHKLGENDYLIVINAGTREKDVKWVRSVIGGMSGVHVTDVSDYYTQIAIQGPRAMETLQKLTGVDLKAIKNYWFTWGTVCGCHNTLIARTGYTGEDGFEIYVPSDEPTSSRVWAEVLEAGKEFGIQPCGLGARNTLRLESAMALYGHEISDTINVFEANLGRYCKLDKGTDFVGRDALLKVQEAGGPKRKLVGLEMVERGIGRDMYPVRSAEGLVIGEVTSGSPAPFLKKNIALAYVPVEFAEVGTGVFVEIRNQPVKAVVVPTPFYKRPKVAAPVVTAPLS
- a CDS encoding polyphosphate kinase 2 family protein, translating into MKIASSFLVKPHDKVKLGSLRTKIHTGVKDEHAASDVVKQHRKQLEDLQEIFYATQQNSILVVLQGMDTAGKDGTIRHIFSGINPQGCDVASFKVPTPIEQRHDFLWRCHQQVPARGIIGIFNRSHYEDVLSPRVHGQITKKTARERMQQINDWEQMLVENGTVVLKFFLHISQEEQTERLQARIDTPEKHWKLSPSDFSERLYWDGYVEAYEDILRHTSKKHAPWFVIPADHKWYRDVAVSKVLLETMQSLKMKMPKPQFDPTGLNLDKETPEAIALKVKMRVNKGAVEAEHDSLTAGGGERGSR
- a CDS encoding thioredoxin family protein; its protein translation is MRHPLRTALAFTGIALSLIAMPRARAAEPGSANAIFEHARTEASAGHKNVLLVFSASWCGPCKLYERFLDDPKMKAITEKGYVVERIDVGERADDTKHTNTPGGEKLRSQLGAAAEPGFPFLIVTDAAGKPLVNSYLKGDKSNNIGYPVLPAEIDWYIAMLQQTAPSLSPQDLADTRAYLEGIARRIHH
- a CDS encoding M28 family peptidase, whose amino-acid sequence is MKRVVRGGVAACVLAMALPMTAQQAAWTVKPEWVKAHEEFLASDVMAGRGSATRDEQIAATYVASEFEGYGLQHAPGMSSYLQMATLISPRLDGHATLSAGSVSVSEGKDFDLLVYGGSDLSGKLVRVPITELKTTKFERGSIVLVTGVAGDPGKGFGAYTAARRAGAAAVLLQGEGVEGLYGVLGSQTKVGMHLEGVKPERAQAAALALKSAALDGVAAGTVVTLSAKEMAPAKMETFNAIGYLPGSDPKAGTILLTAHLDHLGTGKPVNGDAIYNGANDDAAGTTAVMEFAHALAAGPKLRRSVLFVCYGSEEMGEYGSLYFGAHSPVPLKDLVANIEFEMIGNQDPKTPKGTLLFTGYDRSNLGLTLKEHGALVGPDPYPEQHFFERSDNYQLALKGVVAHTAAGWGTVPTYHQPNDDIAHLDLPFMTAAIQSFVEPIRWLATSDFVPKWNPGGDPSKEK
- the secA gene encoding preprotein translocase subunit SecA; amino-acid sequence: MFNKTLAKVFGTSNERAVKRLMPVLAQINGYEESLKQLTDEQLRGKTYEFQQRIEAARAGLEDAEQIKAAEQKALDEIMPEAFAVVREGSRRIIGMRHYDVQMIGGMVLHSGKIAEMRTGEGKTLVATLPCYLNALAGKGVHVVTVNDYLAKRDAEWMGKVYGFLGLSVGVITHELDDNERKNAYQCDITYGTNNELGFDYLRDNMKFELGQMVQRGQYYCIVDEVDSILIDEARTPLIISGPTDKTTDKYGIANTIIPQLEEGELVETLETKTWSGDYVVDEKARAVTVTDEGWEKVEKLLGIGNIADPENWDMKHHVETAIKAHSLYKRDVEYVVKDGEVIIVDTFTGRLMPGRRWSDGLHQAVEAKEGVEVRKEDQTLATITFQNYFRLYAKLSGMTGTAETEATEFHSIYKLDIVVIPTNRGMQRIEHPDVVYRTAKEKYFAVADEIEKLHAEKRPVLVGTTSIEKSELLSQILQHKGVRHVVLNAKFHEKEAEIVAQAGRLGMVTIATNMAGRGTDILLGGNAEFMARQDLVKRNIAKALAVVEGEITPNAAPGFVRFLYQSQEFEVAEPQYNEVIAAHQAATKIEHDAVIAAGGLHILGTERHESRRVDNQLRGRAGRQGDPGSSRFFLSLEDDLMRIFAREWVSTLLQSLGMEEGVPIESKMISRRIEAAQKAVESQNFESRKHVLEYDDVMNKQREAVYSLRRQLMEGVDQKELITEHYTATILSGLMEQNIPLQSRPEQWNTEGLYSGVEDVFGVKLASEVPNVTDLSRHDLGEAIFNLLGSKYSVKEQILGPDTMRYHERVVMLSVLDQLWKDHLLNMDHLKEGIGLRGYAQQDPLVAYKKESFEMFEQMMLAFQEQTARHLFRMQILAPDGTPIESAEQFQALQAAMAAAQQAAYDAQMAQQQQLAAAAAAQQQLPAQFSHQAFGTPQQRTSIDAMEREFEERKARELGMAREEGAVAGTSDPSPKPAQPEVGRNDLCPCGSGKKYKKCHGANV